The nucleotide sequence TCTCAAAGTCTTCATCGGTAAGTTCGGTGTGTGGCTTGAAGACAGATGCACCGGCAACGTTGACCACAATATCGATCGAACCAAATTGCTGCTCCGCTTGATCAAATAATCGCGTTACGTCTGCCTTTTTAGCTACGCTACCTTGCACCGCAATCGCCTGGCCGCCTTGGGCTTTGATTGCTGTGACGACCGCTTCGGCTTTTTCGGGAGAAGCGACATAATTCACGACAACTGCTGCCCCATCACGCCCCAAGCGATGGGCAACAGCAGCACCAATGCCACGCGATGAAGCCGTGACAATCGCAACTTTCCCAGTTAATGCAACCATTTATTTTGATCCTCAAGATAAATTGCAATTTGAGTCGGTTCCTACGATATGCTGAGAACCTATTTTTTAGGAAGTACTTACTTTTTAGTAAGTGTGTTTGCAGCGAGGATAATTCATGAGCACGGCACCAAAGGATGGCACCCAATTTGTCCAAACGACGCTGGGGGTTTTGGGTGGGAAATGGAAGATTTTGATTCTGTGGAACATTCGCGATCAGCCTAAACGCTTGAGTGAATTAAAACGATTAATCCCAGAAATCAGCGAGAAAGTGCTGATTCAACAATTGCGTGATCTGGAAAAAGATGGCATTGTAAATCGTCGTGACTACGCCGAAGTACCGCCGCGTGTGGACTATTCATTTACGGCCCATGGTGAAACCCTCAAACCCATTTTTTGTGAGCTATGCAACTGGGGCGAACTGCATCTGAAGCAGCTCGAAATGGAAGATCGGGAGATTGAATAATTACGGAAATAGACGTGATTGAATGAAAGCAGTGTTGCGGATGGGT is from Romeriopsis navalis LEGE 11480 and encodes:
- a CDS encoding winged helix-turn-helix transcriptional regulator — translated: MSTAPKDGTQFVQTTLGVLGGKWKILILWNIRDQPKRLSELKRLIPEISEKVLIQQLRDLEKDGIVNRRDYAEVPPRVDYSFTAHGETLKPIFCELCNWGELHLKQLEMEDREIE